A segment of the Streptomyces sp. P9-A2 genome:
CGGGGTCGATGCCGAGTTCGGCGGGGCCGGCGGACCGGGGCGCGGGCGGGCGCGCCGCCCGAGGTGCTCCCGGTGCGCTGCTCGTGCCGACGGTCATCCCCGTGTCCCACCTCTCCGTACTTCCTCGGGGTGCCCCGCGCTCGGGCGGGATGCCCCGGTCCGGCCGGAGCCGGGGAGCCTGGGGCACGGCCGAGAGCTGGGGAGGGTCCCCGGGCAGGTCACCTTACTGGCTCTCGGTGACGGAGCGGCACCCTCCGACGGCGCGCTGTGCCCGCGCCGACGCGTAGAGACATACGGCGGCGGCGGTGGCGAGGTTCAGACTTTCGGCCTTTCCGTGAATCGGAACACGCACGACGGCGTCGGTGAGCGCCCGGGTCTCCTCGGGAAGTCCCCATGCCTCGTTGCCGAAGATCCAGGCGGTGGGCCCGCCCATGGTGCCGTGGTCGAGTTCGTCGTCGAGGTCTCGGTCGCCGGCGCCGTCCGCGGCGAGGACCCGTACGCCGGTGTCCCGCAGCGCGGCCACGGCGTGCTCGACGGGGACACCCACGGCGACGGGCAGGTGGAACAGCGATCCGACGGAGGCGCGTACGGCCTTGGGGTTGTACAGGTCGACGGAGGCGTCGGTCAGGACGACGGCCTCGGCGCCGGCGGCGTCGGCGCACCGCAGGACGGTGCCGGCGTTGCCGGGGTCGCGTACGTGGGCGAGGACGGCGACGAGCCGGGGGCGGGCGGCGAGGATCTCCTCGAAGGGGGTGTCGAGGAAGCGGCACACGCCGACGAGGCCCTGCGGGGTGACGGTGGTGGAGATGTCGGCGACGACCTGCTCGTCGGCGAGGTGGACGCGGGCGCCGGCGTCCCGGGCGGCGCCGATGATGTCCGCGTACCGCTCGGCGGCCTCCGGGGTGGCGAACAGTTCGACGAGGGTGGCGGCGCCGGTGCCCCGGTGAGCGGCGGTGCCCCGGTGAACGGCGGCCTCCCGTACGGCCTGCGGTCCTTCGGCGAGGAACAGTCGCTCCTTGCCCCGGAAGTTCCGTTTGGCCAGCCGCCGCGCGGCGGACACGCGGGGCGAGCGGGAGGAGATCGACTCGGGGGTGGCGGGGGGCATTCGGTTCACTTTCGCTCTCGGCTTCCGCGGCGGCTCCCGCGCGGTGCCACGGAAGCTTCCGCACAGACTACGGACCCGCAGGCAGCGCCTGCGGGTCCGTTGGATCACGCCGGTTCGAGGCCGGCGCGGCGTCACGCGGCCTTGGGCGCGTTCACGTCCGCCGGCAGCGCCTTCTGGGCGACCTCGACGAGCGCGGCGAAGGCGGTGGCGTCGTTGACGGCCAGCTCGGCCAGGATCTTGCGGTCGACCTCGACGTTCGCGGCCTTCAGACCCTGGATGAAGCGGTTGTACGTGATGCCGTTCGCGCGGGCAGCGGCGTTGATGCGCTGGATCCACAGCTGACGGAAGTCACCCTTGCGCTTCTTGCGGTCGTTGTAGTTGTAGACCAGCGAGTGGGTGACCTGCTCCTTGGCCTTGCGGTACAGGCGCGAACGCTGACCGCGGTAGCCGGAGGCCTGCTCGAGGATCGCCCGGCGCTTCTTGTGGGCGTTGACTGCCCGCTTGACGCGTGCCACTTTTTTAACTCCTTGCAGCGGGGCCGCGGTTGATGGTCACGCGG
Coding sequences within it:
- a CDS encoding TrmH family RNA methyltransferase yields the protein MPPATPESISSRSPRVSAARRLAKRNFRGKERLFLAEGPQAVREAAVHRGTAAHRGTGAATLVELFATPEAAERYADIIGAARDAGARVHLADEQVVADISTTVTPQGLVGVCRFLDTPFEEILAARPRLVAVLAHVRDPGNAGTVLRCADAAGAEAVVLTDASVDLYNPKAVRASVGSLFHLPVAVGVPVEHAVAALRDTGVRVLAADGAGDRDLDDELDHGTMGGPTAWIFGNEAWGLPEETRALTDAVVRVPIHGKAESLNLATAAAVCLYASARAQRAVGGCRSVTESQ
- the rplT gene encoding 50S ribosomal protein L20, which produces MARVKRAVNAHKKRRAILEQASGYRGQRSRLYRKAKEQVTHSLVYNYNDRKKRKGDFRQLWIQRINAAARANGITYNRFIQGLKAANVEVDRKILAELAVNDATAFAALVEVAQKALPADVNAPKAA